The proteins below come from a single Panicum hallii strain FIL2 chromosome 7, PHallii_v3.1, whole genome shotgun sequence genomic window:
- the LOC112898842 gene encoding uncharacterized protein LOC112898842: MDPPAPSPRPPAGEGAQQEERSGRGPRSALRGALGVAFPIAASFLFSFLVGLAGLALGGLSSTASVSMPSTCRILSTGVDLRSSKVCELGLLNYRAKHVFYPSSKRRFRCHDDYYWASIFQVEYTEYFSGQVSYAVAETPKEALPHNCRPDFGAAWSTTLKFKVNESYSCRYTLGGNKADIHSDKLFNCTAEEPSTREILKRILTLFSESYVSEDFSSKRMLGYVAAGVLLGMLSSMFITVLFRGCYGLLLAAARWTVRKHSMRVFAGRLKRACLLVAYVSAVGWITLQYSKFIGLKELLSDSELMERFF, translated from the exons ATGGATCCGCCAGCACCCTCGCCGCGGCCCCCTGCGGGCGAGGGGGCACAGCAAGAGGAGCGGAGCGGGCGGGGTCCTAGGTCTGCTCTCCGTGGCGCTCTCGGAGTGGCCTTCCCCATCGCGGCCTCGttcctcttctccttcctcgTCGGGCTCGCTGGGCTCGCGCTTGGTGGCCTCTCATCCACTGCATCCGTCTCCATGCCCTCCACCTGCCGCATCCTCTCCACCG GCGTTGACCTTAGGTCATCAAAAGTTTGTGAGCTTGGATTATTGAACTATAGAGCTAAGCATGTCttttacccatcaagtaagagAAGATTCCGCTGCCACGATGACTACTACTGGGCTTCAATTTTCCAG GTTGAATACACAGAATATTTTTCTGGCCAAGTATCTTATGCTGTGGCAGAGACCCCGAAAGAGGCTCTTCCTCATAATTGTCGACCTGATTTTGGTGCTGCGTGGTCTACAACATTAAAGTTCAAG GTCAACGAATCGTACAGCTGCAGATATACGCTAGGCGGTAACAAGGCTGATATTCACTCAGACAAGCTATTCAATTGTACTGCTGAGGAACCTTCAACAAGGGAGATTCTCAAAAGGATACTTACACT GTTCTCAGAGTCGTATGTGTCAGAAGATTTCAGTTCAAAACGAATGCTTGGATATGTCGCAGCAGGTGTCTTGCTCGGCATGTTGAGTTCGATGTTCATTACTGTCTTATTTAGAGGCTGCTATGGATTATTGCTTGCTGCTGCTAGGTGGACCGTGAGGAAGCATAGCATGAGGGTGTTTGCTGGTCGGCTGAAGCGTGCCTGCCTTCTTGTTGCATATGTATCTGCTGTGGGCTGGATTACCTTGCAGTATAGCAAATTTATCGGATTGAAAGAACTTTTGTCGGATTCTGAACTCATGGAGAGGTTCTTTTGA
- the LOC112901360 gene encoding protein Brevis radix-like 2, whose amino-acid sequence MLACIACSSKEGGEDGSRAAATPHGKDAVKSLTSQLKDMVLKFSGSSKHHQYKGTAGTRSSFRSGGGSYRRPYPGFIDDTSFTPAPSRVLGEDYYPRTVLAAGGAGGARTAASDTLDVTGRQAAGKSPSAGGSGWIPSTGEDVVAVEEAAPREWTAQVEPGVQITFGTIPTGGNDLKRIRFSREMFNKWEAQRWWGENYDRIVELYNVLTFSGRQQGCSTPVSSVDDSVLRESSYSHGGSTSRGSPTAAPLPPPPPPPPAASKEPIARSASCKAMAPGSSSSAPYAAAPSTRAAYYPSTAVPDPSDHVWAHHLNMLNSAAGTSATGGGGWVSSSYDPSRATTSSRDEASASLSNVSDLEAAEWIEEDEPGVCLTIRELGDGTRELRRIRFSRERFGEDRAKVWWEQNRERIQAEYL is encoded by the exons ATGCTGGCATGCATCGCGTGCTCCTCGAAGGAAGGCGGAGAGGACGGCTCCCGTGCCGCGGCCACGCCGCACGGCAAAGATGCCGTCAAGTCTCTCACCTCACAG CTCAAGGACATGGTGCTCAAGTTCTCCGGCTCCAGCAAGCACCATCAGTACAAGGGGACGGCCGGGACCCGATCGTCGTTCAGGAGCGGCGGGGGGAGCTACCGCCGCCCCTACCCCGGCTTCATCGACGACACCAGCTTCACGCCGGCGCCGAGCAGGGTTCTCGGCGAAGACTACTACCCGAGGACCGTATTGGCAGCGGGAGGCGCCGGCGGGGCGCGAACCGCGGCGTCGGATACGTTGGACGTGACCGGGAGGCAAGCAGCAGGCAAGAGCCCCAGCGCCGGCGGTAGCGGCTGGATCCCGAGCACCGGGGAGGATGTTGTCGCtgtggaggaggcggcgcccAGGGAGTGGACGGCGCAGGTGGAGCCCGGCGTCCAGATCACCTTCGGCACCATCCCCACCGGCGGCAACGATCTCAAGCGTATCCGCTTCAG CCGGGAGATGTTCAACAAGTGGGAGGCGCAGCGGTGGTGGGGCGAGAACTACGACCGCATCGTGGAGCTGTACAACGTGCTGACGTTCAGCGGCCGGCAGCAGGGGTGCTCCACTCCGGTGTCCTCCGTCGACGACTCCGTGCTG AGAGAGTCGTCCTACTCCCATGGGGGCTCGACGAGCAGGGGCAGCCCGACCGCCGCGCCgctgcctccgcctccgcctcctcctccggcggcgaGCAAGGAGCCGATCGCCCGGAGCGCGTCGTGCAAGGCAATGGCGCCGGGGTCATCGTCGTCGGCGCCGTACGCGGCCGCGCCGTCCACCAGGGCGGCGTACTACCCGTCCACGGCCGTGCCCGACCCGTCGGACCACGTCTGGGCGCACCACCTCAACATGCTCAACTCCGCCGCCGGCACGTCcgcgacgggcggcggcggctgggtcTCCTCGTCCTACGACCCGTCGCGCGCCACCACGTCGTCCCGGGACGAGGCCTCCGCGTCCCTCAGCAACGTGAGCGACCTGGAGGCGGCGGAGTGGATCGAGGAGGACGAGCCGGGCGTGTGCCTCACCATCCGCGAGCTCGGCGACGGCACCCGCGAGCTCcgccgcatccgcttcag CCGGGAGAGGTTCGGCGAGGACAGGGCCAAGGTGTGGTGGGAGCAGAACAGAGAGAGGATACAGGCGGAGTACCTGTAG